The Salinirubellus salinus genome segment CTCGCGCGGGACGAACCTCCCGTGGCCTTGCGTGCCGACGATCTCGCCGTCGTCGGCCACGAGCTCGCCGCGGACGAACGTCTGTTTCACCCGACCGGTCACCTCCCGCCCCTCGTAGATGCTGTAGTCGGCCGCCGATGCGTTGTCGGCAGCCGCGATGGTGTACGTCTCGTTCGGGTCGAACACGACGATATCCGCGTCGGTCCCCGGGTCGAGCGTCCCCTTCCCCGGGAGGCCGAAGGTGCGCGCCGGGTTCGTACTCGTGAGGCGGACGAGAGACGGGTAGGAGAACCCGCGTTCGTCGACGGCCTCGTCGTGGAACACGGGCAACGAGGTCTGCAGCGAGTTCGCGCCGTTGTGGCTCTCCCACCAGGTCGGCCCGACCTTCGTCTCACGGGTGTACACCGTGTGGTCGCTGGAGACGACCGAGAGCGTCCCGTCGGCCAGCGCCTCGAACAGCGCGTCCACGTCGTCGGGCTGGCGGAGCGGCGGGGCCACCTGGGCGAGCGCGCCGAGGTGCTCGTGAGCGCTCGAGTCGAGGACGGTGTAGTGCGTGCAGGTCTCCCCGCGGACGAGGTCGGCCGGGTATCGCGCGAGCGCCGCGGCCGCCGCCCGAGACGAGGTGTGGAGCCCGTAGTACTGGACGCCGTGTTCGACGGCGAGGCGGGCGACCGAGTCCGCC includes the following:
- a CDS encoding dihydroorotase — encoded protein: MSFDTVITGGTLVTPSGTLEADLAIADGVIAAIGTGGEFTTASRYVDATDRLVLPGVVDPHVHIDGLASIETADEGSRAAALGGVTTVVSFAWQRDGSLHEAVREGRSFLADSLVDYGLHAGITREDPAVFDDLDRLCDDGVTSFKLFTVSSYGLDLSYGFVDELFERLADARGVAVGHTEDPSVCAAHAERLTREGRGDSVWYPHSRPDYAEAMAADSVARLAVEHGVQYYGLHTSSRAAAAALARYPADLVRGETCTHYTVLDSSAHEHLGALAQVAPPLRQPDDVDALFEALADGTLSVVSSDHTVYTRETKVGPTWWESHNGANSLQTSLPVFHDEAVDERGFSYPSLVRLTSTNPARTFGLPGKGTLDPGTDADIVVFDPNETYTIAAADNASAADYSIYEGREVTGRVKQTFVRGELVADDGEIVGTQGHGRFVPRERPDWTA